From the genome of Eucalyptus grandis isolate ANBG69807.140 chromosome 2, ASM1654582v1, whole genome shotgun sequence, one region includes:
- the LOC104435305 gene encoding uncharacterized protein LOC104435305, giving the protein MALILFLAFSFFLQGALGNIACEQLPTELCSFSIASNGRRCVLENYVSLMDGKMEYECKTSQVAVDIMHEWIETDDCIRACGVDRQSVGISSDALLQPSFTAKLCSPACYHNCPNIVDLYFNLALGEGVYLADHCEVQRSNPKRVMREVRDASIASGPMGDAPMGSLSGEYYEIGDAPAEAPLYY; this is encoded by the exons ATGGCCTTGATTCTCTTCCTCGCCTTCTCGTTCTTCCTCCAAGGAGCTCTGG GTAACATTGCGTGCGAGCAGCTACCTACGGAACTCTGCTCGTTCTCGATTGCATCTAATGGAAGGCGGTGCGTCCTGGAGAACTACGTGAGCCTGATGGATGGGAAGATGGAATACGAATGCAAGACCTCTCAGGTGGCTGTGGATATCATGCACGAGTGGATCGAGACCGATGATTGCATCCGTGCCTGTGGAGTGGATAGGCAGTCTGTTGGCATATCTTCAGATGCTCTCCTTCAGCCTTCCTTCACCGCCAAGCTCTGCTCACCGGCATGTTACCACAACTGCCCTAACATTGTTGATCTTTACTTCAACTTGGCCCTCGGAGAAG GTGTCTATTTGGCGGATCACTGTGAGGTGCAACGGAGCAACCCGAAACGAGTCATGAGAGAGGTTCGAGATGCCAGCATAGCATCCGGTCCCATGGGTGATGCGCCTATGGGGAGTCTTTCTGGTGAATACTATGAGATTGGAGATGCCCCTGCTGAAGCTCCCCTGTATTACTAG
- the LOC104432675 gene encoding LOW QUALITY PROTEIN: beta-glucosidase BoGH3B (The sequence of the model RefSeq protein was modified relative to this genomic sequence to represent the inferred CDS: inserted 1 base in 1 codon) — MGSAEDARCVYKDPNAAIEDRVNDLLSRMTLQEKVGQMTQIERRVATPSVLSGLSIGSVLSGGGSGPLGLAESASSEQALLSDWTDMVDGFQKAALESRLGIPLIYGIDAVHGNNNIYGATIFPHNIGLGATRDGELVRRIGVATALEVRASGIPYTFAPCVAVLKDPRWGRSYESYSEDTDIVKKMTAIVTGLQGQPPQGHPKGYPFVAGRNNVIACAKHFVGDGGTERGVNEGNTVTSYEDLERIHMAPYLDCISQGVCTVMASYSSWNGRRLHTDYFLLTEVLKNKLGFKGFVISDWEGLDRLSQPHGSNYRQSISLAVNAGIDMIMVPFRHEQFAEDLTALAESGEVPMSRIDDAVQRILRVKFVSGLFEHPFSDRSLLQIVGCKSHRELAREAVRKSLVLLKNGKEPMKPFLPLDKNAKKILVAGSHADDLGYQCGGWTVAWHGSSGRITIGTTILDAIKEAVGGNTEVIYEQNPSPSTLASHDYTFAIVAVGEGXYAETLGDNAELAIPFNGTDVIKSVAERIPTLVLVVSGRPLVIEPHVLEKIDALVAAWLPGTEGTGITDVVFGDYDFEGQLPVSWFRTVEQLPMDHKANSYDPLFPLGFGLKCKKEA; from the exons ATGGGTTCGGCCGAGGACGCGAGGTGCGTGTACAAGGACCCCAACGCCGCCATCGAGGATCGAGTCAACGACTTGCTCTCCCGGATGACCCTGCAGGAGAAGGTCGGCCAGATGACCCAAATCGAGAGGCGCGTCGCCACTCCTTCCGTGCTCTCCGGCCTCTCCATCG GGAGTGTACTTAGTGGTGGAGGCAGTGGACCATTGGGGCTGGCAGAAAGTGCGTCATCTGAGCAAGCATTGTTGTCCGATTGGACCGACATGGTGGATGGATTCCAAAAGGCGGCGCTGGAGTCCCGCCTGGGAATACCGCTTATTTACGGGATTGATGCAGTTCATGGCAACAATAATATATACGGCGCCACGATATTCCCTCACAACATTGGCCTTGGAGCCACTAG AGATGGAGAGCTGGTTCGGAGGATTGGGGTCGCAACTGCACTTGAAGTCAGAGCAAGTGGCATTCCTTATACTTTTGCTCCATGTGTGGCT GTGCTGAAAGATCCCAGATGGGGAAGATCTTATGAGAGCTACAGTGAAGACACTGATATAGTCAAAAAGATGACCGCAATAGTAACGGGTTTGCAAGGGCAGCCACCCCAAGGGCACCCAAAGGGCTATCCTTTCGTAGCTGGAAG AAACAATGTTATTGCTTGTGCCAAGCATTTTGTTGGAGATGGAGGAACCGAAAGAGGTGTAAATGAGGGGAACACTGTAACGTCTTATGAAGATCTAGAAAGGATACATATGGCTCCCTATTTGGATTGTATCTCCCAAGGTGTTTGCACAGTCATGGCATCTTACTCTAGCTGGAATGGGCGCAGGCTGCATACTGACTATTTTCTCCTGACAGAGGTCTTAAAAAATAAGTTAGGTTTTAAG GGTTTTGTCATTTCAGACTGGGAAGGGCTTGACCGACTCAGTCAACCTCATGGCTCAAACTACCGTCAGAGTATTTCTCTGGCAGTTAATGCCGGGATTGACATG attatGGTGCCTTTTAGACATGAACAATTTGCAGAGGATTTGACAGCCTTGGCTGAATCAGGGGAAGTACCAATGTCCAGAATAGATGATGCGGTTCAACGGATACTGAGAGTCAAGTTTGTATCTGGTCTATTTGAGCATCCTTTTTCTGATAGATCATTGCTTCAGATTGTTGGTTGCAAG TCGCATAGAGAATTAGCACGTGAAGCAGTTCGAAAGTCGTTGGTATTGTTGAAAAATGGGAAGGAGCCTATGAAACCATTTCTCCCATTAGacaaaaatgcaaagaaaattcTGGTTGCAGGAAGTCATGCTGATGATCTAGGTTATCAATGTGGAGGGTGGACTGTCGCTTGGCATGGAAGCAGTGGCAGGATCACAATCG GTACGACTATCTTAGATGCAATCAAGGAAGCAGTTGGAGGCAACACAGAAGTGATTTACGAGCAAAATCCATCTCCTTCCACATTAGCAAGTCATGATTACACTTTCGCCATCGTTGCTGTTGGTGAAG CCTATGCAGAAACTCTGGGTGATAACGCCGAACTTGCAATCCCATTCAACGGAACGGACGTGATAAAGTCAGTCGCCGAGAGAATACCTACACTCGTACTTGTCGTCTCTGGAAGACCCTTGGTCATAGAACCCCATGTTCTGGAGAAGATAGATGCTCTTGTTGCTGCTTGGTTACCTGGAACCGAAGGAACAGGCATCACAGATGTGGTCTTCGGCGACTATGATTTTGAAGGTCAATTACCAGTCTCGTGGTTTAGAACGGTTGAACAACTGCCCATGGACCATAAAGCTAATTCTTATGATCCCTTGTTCCCCCTGGGTTTCGGGTTGAAATGCAAGAAGGAAGCCTGA
- the LOC104435306 gene encoding LOW QUALITY PROTEIN: sugar transport protein 6 (The sequence of the model RefSeq protein was modified relative to this genomic sequence to represent the inferred CDS: inserted 2 bases in 2 codons) — translation MAKKVEGSFQSLTKPSSRPQLIWGTIIQILQQFTGINVITFYAPVLFQTMGFGSDASLLSAVVTGLINVVSTFIAIFTVDRCGRKVLLIEAAIQILVAQCTMGITLAIHLKSTNEIPKGYALFVVFLVSFFVAGFAWSWGPLGWLIPSEIYPLETQNADFFFAVGMNMLCNFIIAQVXLTMLCAMRSAXFFFFSAWIVVTGCFATFMLPVTKGIPIDEMNERDWKKHWFWKKHFKDEDENQNVGF, via the exons ATGGCCAAAAAGGTGGAAGGCTCGTTCCAAAGTCTCACGAAGCCCTCGAGTAGGCCACAATTGATTTGGGGAACAATTATCCAAATCCTCCAGCAATTCACTGGTATCAACGTGATAACGTTTTATGCTCCGGTTCTGTTCCAAACTATGGGTTTTGGTAGTGATGCCTCGCTTCTGTCTGCCGTGGTCACGGGTCTTATAAATGTGGTGTCGACCTTCATTGCGATTTTTACCGTGGATAGATGCGGGAGAAAGGTATTGCTCATCGAGGCAGCAATTCAGATTCTCGTCGCCCAG TGTACCATGGGCATCACACTCGCGATACACCTGAAATCCACCAACGAAATTCCAAAAGGATACGCCCTTTTCGTGGTCTTCTTGGTCAGTTTCTTCGTGGCTGGCTTCGCGTGGTCATGGGGTCCTTTAGGTTGGCTCATCCCCAGTGAGATATACCCGCTGGAGACGCAAAATGCCGATTTCTTCTTCGCCGTTGGCATGAACATGCTCTGCAATTTTATCATCGCTCAAG TCTTGACCATGCTCTGCGCCATGAGATCgg acttcttcttcttctctgcatgGATCGTCGTGACGGGCTGTTTTGCAACCTTCATGCTTCCTGTGACAAAGGGCATCCCTATTGATGAAATGAATGAGAGGGATTGGAAGAAGCACTGGTTCTGGAAGAAACACTTCAAGGACGAAGATGAAAACCAAAATGTTGGGTTCTAA
- the LOC104432676 gene encoding mitochondrial import inner membrane translocase subunit TIM10 → MAAAGNVPTGLDKEQIFGMAEKEMEYRVELFNKLTNTCFNKCVEKKYKESELNMGENSCIDRCVSKYWQVNSLIGQLLGSGRPPM, encoded by the exons ATGGCCGCCGCTGGTAACGTTCCGACCGGTTTGGACAAGGAACAG ATTTTTGGCATGGCAGAGAAGGAAATGGAATACCGGGtggaactttttaacaa GCTTACTAACACATGCTTTAACAAGTGCGTCGAGAAAAA GTATAAGGAATCAGAGCTAAATATGGGTGAAAATAGTTGCATTGATCGATGTGTTTCAAAGTACTGGCAG GTGAATAGTCTAATAGGCCAGTTGCTTGGATCTGGTCGTCCGCCAATGTAG
- the LOC104435307 gene encoding 18.1 kDa class I heat shock protein-like: MSIIPVTDRRGAAGDDDPFSLDVFRDSFMNLQNDLFSSLDLWDPFAASPFSSSALASRFPDFFTGALAPVRTRIDWRETREAHFFKGYFPGLRSNDVVIEVGADRVLRISGGECSSSFALPEGARLDLVTADMKDGFLVVTVPKVVAEAPRRDNVRVVEITG, translated from the coding sequence ATGTCGATCATCCCGGTCACCGACCGACGAGGGGCCGCCGGCGACGACGACCCGTTTTCGCTGGACGTCTTTCGGGACTCCTTCATGAACCTGCAAAACGACCTCTTCTCGTCCCTCGACCTCTGGGACCCATTCGCCGCCTCCCCTTTCTCCTCCTCCGCGCTCGCCTCTCGCTTCCCGGACTTCTTCACCGGCGCCCTCGCCCCGGTCCGTACCCGGATCGACTGGAGGGAGACCCGCGAAGCCCATTTCTTCAAGGGCTACTTCCCGGGCCTCCGTAGCAACGACGTCGTCATCGAGGTCGGCGCCGACAGGGTGCTCAGGATCAGCGGCGGCGAGTGCTCGAGCAGCTTCGCGTTGCCGGAGGGCGCGAGGTTGGACCTGGTCACGGCCGACATGAAGGACGGGTTCCTCGTCGTCACTGTTCCGAAGGTCGTGGCGGAAGCTCCGAGGCGAGACAATGTCAGGGTCGTTGAGATCACTGGGTGA
- the LOC104432677 gene encoding UDP-glycosyltransferase 76E1, producing the protein MANAGDRRQHHLVLVPCPYQGHLNPMLQLGAALQSTGSFSVTVAHTEFHFPNQSSPPHFDFLPLPDGLSDADTSSRDFVSQILKLNVNCKASFHESLARLRERTDRQDEIACIIYDGLMYFAEEVARELKIPCIVFRTCSAANTSTYNQYNRLQEEGFIPLQDSKALELVPGLHPLRFKDFPLYKFEGSEKLLPLLARSNQVGSSVAYLLNTIECLEESPLMKLRQEYPVPFFAIGPLHKIAPPLSSSLIEEDESCIAWLNKQVKKSTLYVSLGSVASIDEKELVEMAWGLANCKQPFLWVVRPGLVRGSDAIDRLPNGLAEIVGERGHVIKWAPQQKVLAHESVGAFWSHCGWNSSLESISEGIPMICTPCFGDQRVNARYLSHVWKVGLLLEDMERGEIERAIKKLMAGEEGEITRQRMTDLKREVMHSIKEGGSSYNSLHELVKYINSL; encoded by the exons ATGGCGAACGCCGGAGATAGGAGGCAGCACCATTTGGTGCTAGTGCCGTGTCCTTACCAAGGTCACCTGAATCCGATGCTTCAGCTCGGAGCAGCTCTTCAATCGACCGGCTCTTTCTCCGTCACAGTAGCTCACACCGAGTTCCACTTCCCTAACCAATCTAGCCCCCCTCACTTCGATTTCCTTCCCTTACCAGACGGCTTGTCCGATGCCGACACGTCCTCAAGAGATTTCGTGTCTCAGATCTTGAAACTCAATGTCAACTGCAAGGCCTCGTTCCACGAATCCTTAGCGAGATTAAGGGAACGAACAGATCGCCAAGATGAGATTGCCTGCATAATCTATGACGGGCTCATGTATTTTGCAGAAGAAGTAGCTCGAGAGCTGAAAATCCCATGTATCGTCTTCCGCACCTGTAGCGCTGCTAATACTTCGACCTACAACCAGTACAATCGACTCCAAGAAGAAGGCTTCATTCCCTTGCAAG ATTCAAAAGCACTGGAGCTCGTACCTGGGCTTCATCCCCTCAGATTTAAGGATTTTCCCCTTTACAAGTTTGAAGGCTCTGAAAAATTGTTGCCACTGCTCGCGAGATCTAATCAAGTAGGATCTTCGGTCGCATATCTCCTGAACACCATTGAATGCCTCGAAGAGTCACCATTGATGAAGCTTAGACAGGAATACCCGGTTCCCTTTTTCGCCATAGGACCTCTACACAAGATTGCTCCACCTCTCTCCAGCAGCCTAATCGAAGAGGACGAGAGTTGCATCGCATGGCTGAACAAGCAAGTGAAGAAATCGACCCTCTATGTGAGCCTGGGAAGCGTAGCATCCATTGACGAAAAAGAGCTTGTCGAAATGGCTTGGGGACTCGCAAACTGCAAGCAACCCTTCCTGTGGGTTGTACGTCCTGGGTTGGTTCGCGGGTCGGACGCAATCGACCGGCTCCCTAACGGCTTGGCAGAAATCGTGGGCGAAAGGGGTCATGTCATAAAATGGGCACCACAGCAGAAAGTCTTGGCGCATGAATCGGTCGGGGCGTTTTGGAGCCATTGTGGCTGGAATTCGTCCCTCGAGAGCATCTCCGAAGGAATCCCGATGATATGCACACCGTGCTTCGGGGACCAGCGAGTGAATGCCAGGTACTTGAGCCACGTTTGGAAGGTAGGCCTGTTGCTGGAAGACATGGAAAGAGGAGAGATTGAAAGAGCTATAAAGAAGCTTATGGCcggcgaagaaggagagatcACGAGGCAGAGGATGACGGATTTGAAGCGTGAAGTGATGCATAGCATCAAAGAAGGTGGCTCTTCTTACAATTCCCTGCATGAACTGGTCAAGTACATCAACTCATTATAG